The nucleotide sequence AATATTTTATACAGATGATTGGTAATGTAGGCCTACCATGCAATGTTGTCGAGGATTAGCAGAAGTTGCAGTGCAAAATATGAAAGAAGGATTGGCACCATAAACTGAAAAGTAGATAAGTTTGATCAATTCAAAGTCTAAATGGACGAAATTCGTAATGAAGGCTATATTGGTTTAACCATGGGATCAGTATTGCACCATGAGAGCACAGGCGGCGAAGTCTTCTCAATATAAGGGCTGTGTGGCAGCCAAATGGTCCCTTGTAAGTATGGGCTTCATCGATCACAACATACCTGAAATTATCAACTTAGAACTTAAATCATTAATGATATATGGGCTTGTTCCTCTCTACACCAGTTCATGTCTTGCAATGCTTCCATTGATATTATTCAAACTTAAAATGAGAGGAGATAAAACCTTCATAGGAAGATGTGTTACCTAAGGTTAGATAAAATCCGGCTAAATTGTCCATGGAGAGGCATAATTGACATATGTAACATATCGGGATTTGTGATCAGCTACATGCATAAATTCCAATACTGTTAGACTTGTTAGTTAGAGAATTATGTCTTCGGAATTCAGATGAAACTGAGTGAATGAATCACTAATCTATTGGGGGGGAAAATGACAATAAGACATTACCAGTCTAGCATTACTCCTCAGCCATGTTCTATCCTTATAAGGAGTATCACCATCGTACACTCCCATGTTTATGCTTGCTTCGTGTCCTTTAATCAAATCAGACAATGCTCTTAATTGATCCTGAGCTAAGGCCTATTCAAACAAACAGAGAGTCTCTTTCTATTATAGCAGTTCTAAGAAGTTGTATGATCTCTTAAGCAtagaaaactcaaaagaaaaagagaaaaaatgagtAACCTTGGTCGGAAATAAGTACAAGGCACAAGAATCTGTGTCTTTACACAATTCCTCAAAGACAGGCACATTATAGCAGAGAGATTTTCCACTGGAAGTCATAGTTGCAACCACAACATTCTTCCCAGACAAGGCTGATGAAATTGCTTCAGCCTGATGGCTGTAAAATTTATTGAGTCCAATTCGTTTCAAGGCAGACTTGGTGGTTTCTGAGAGCTCATCTAACATTTCGACGCAGGCAGCTCTTCTAGCATTGATAACTTCAACGTGAACTACCTGTCCATTAGATCCAATACCATTCCTGAGATGTTCGACCATCTCCGATGGTTGCAGTGAATTTGTGTCATGACACAAAGTCTGGGATTTACGAGAACCAGAGAAAGAAGTGCCGTTCCCAGCCTGTCTAGCTTTGTTTCCACTAGAAGCTCTACCTTCGCTGGCAAATTTAAGCATGTCCTCCAAGGAAATAGCTATTCCACACTCACCTCTATTCTTTACCAGTAGTGATTTGATTGACTCCCACAATTCAGACTTAAAGGAAGTCTCCCGTTTTTTCATGGCACTAAAGACCTTTGCAAGTGGAGTTTTCTTACGAGCTGGTTTATAATCTGTCTCCGGATAATCAGCTATAACTATAGCATTCTCATGGTTCACAGCTTCAAAGTCATCAGTGATAACCTTTACAACCTACAACAACCATTGCGAACAACCATTGTGGTTACATATTAAAACATTTAGCCACAAAATAAGCAAGTATACTTGaaaaaagatatagaaaaatCACCTTGGGGCATATAACTGAGAGATTCTTAACGTCTTGTATACCAACACGAACTCCAGACATTGCTAACCGGAAAAGAGATTCCTTCAAGCGGGTTATATACAACTTCTCTCCCATTGATTGAATAAGAGACGAAAAAAGATTCAGAAACGCGAATGTCTCCATAGACAACTTCACCCAATCtggacaagaacacaaagagCTAGTTCTTGTATCCCATGACATCAAGCACTTTGTAGAACTTGGAGATGTCAAGCAATTCCTAGACTTCAAAACCCCAGCAAGCTTCTCTGTGTTCTGACCCTTAAATGCATCATTACAATCAGACTCCAAAGCACCATCAAAGAACCCATATGGACAAGCTTCTTGATCCCGTTTTCGTTTCTCCCCAACACAATGGCTCTCAGCTGCTTTACCGTTTTCATCTTTCAAGGTTGAATATTTCGGAATCCTCACAGAAGCACTCAATGAGGGTTTTAACAAATCGGGTTTTGGAGTCTGTGGTTGTTCCTTCTTAACATAGGGAACCAAACTCACGAACTCACCGTCATTGTTAACAACAGCAGCAACTCTACTCTTCAGACTCAATTTATTTTGctacaaaagataaaaattctaaattgtAAACGATACAAACGAGCATTAAGATTTCCCAAGAAGGGTCTGATaagggaagaaacaaaaaacgaaaCTTGTAATCAGAAGCATTACCTTGTAATACAGATGGAAATTGGGAAAAAAAGAAGCGGGAGGGAAAGAGGATTTTAGGGCAATCTTAAGGTCTTGGATTGTCCCGTCGGAGGAAACGTAAACGGTCGTCGATTCGCCGGTAATGCTTCTGACAGAGATCGCAACAGTGCCTCCGCCGCTGCTTCGTCTCTCGCTCGCCATTACcgaacttttacttttttcctTCCAttaacaaagagaagaagtttttatttatgaGACTTTGTTGGGCTTTTTTCAAACCGACATCGTATTGATGGGCTATGGCGCGGGATTTTTTGACACAGGTGAGTGGATTCCGCACGTGCGAACTATTTTTATAATACAATCTGATATTATATGTTCGAAggatacatcatcatcatactcaaTTACTCATACATGCTcaatttgaagaaacaaaaactcgaGTTGCGTTCATTGATTTTGGGGGAAACCATAACTTTGTGTttcttctccaattttttttcatggTACAAATCTACATACATCTAAAAACAGAACCAAGGAGTGACAAATCCTATAAGAAGGTACCTCAAGATGATTAATATGTAAAGGCTAGTGATTGCAGGTATGCTCTTGCTTTTGCAGCCATGGCCAgagattcttcatcttctcgtTCCTTTGCGGTTGTCACTGCTGCAACATATGCTAATCTTGCTTCTTCCATCTTCCTCAGTTCAGTTTCATCTACATCATCCTGTTGTTAATGTTGTATTCGCATCAGCTTTACATATGACCCcggttaaaaataaaaaagagagatgattgTAGTGTGGTTTTTGACTTACAAGATATGGAATATGATCAAATTCATATGGTCTTGCATCATAATCCCTGTCTGGTTTCTTGGAATCGGGTTTCGCCAGAGTTTCGAATACCCGTGTGAACGTAGAGATTTCTCCTTCAAGAGTATTTAGCTGTTCTTGAAGCTTGATTGCCTTCGTCCCTGATGTATTTGCTTCCCATAGAGTCTTCTCAAGGGCAGCTTGCTTGTCTGCAAGTTTGATCTAGTGAAAACAGCGAAAGGAAGCTATCAACAAGTGAGAGCAAACTGAGTATTCCCCACTTTGTTTAAAACCACATTCCAAGTAAAGACAAAGGAAAAATCTAAAGACACATTATTGAAAGAGGTTTACCTTTGTGTCCGATAATTGTAACTGCATAGACTTGATCAACATATCCTTCTCAGCAACCAATCGTTTTGTTGCTTCAAGCTTTTCTTGGATATCGTTTACCTGGTTCTTTGACATTTCCATTGACTTAAAAACCTCTTCTTTCTCCGATAATTTTGTCTGCAAGTCATTCACTTGCTCTCTTAGTCTAGTCAGTTCTTCCTTTTCTGCACCAGCCAAAGCCTTCGTGTTTTCACCATCTTCCAAAGAATTGTTCATAATATCACTATTGTCCTCAGggtctctcttctttcttcctggGACTGTTTGAGAACCATTTCTTCCCTTTAGATCAGATACATGCAAATACAAGCGAATAAGTTAGTTATACAGCCGAGCATTGGAAAAACATTGAGTAACATTTGGCGAGGAgaattaaaacccaaaaccacccaaagaagtttttttttacaagtttgAAGACACCAGTGCTCCAACAGAGAACTATCATTACAACAATTTACTTCtcataataataactaaaaacacCAATAACCCCTTAATGGATATACAAATTATGAGTTAAAGTCATTAGCCAAGATGATATCTGCTCATACCCCAAAAGGAAAAGATAACAAATTCAAATCATTTATTTGAGTACCTACCAGTGTTAACCCAACCAAACACTACAAGTCTTAAATATAAGCTATGCAACCAAGCGCAACAGTGTATGGATAAAATGCCATAAAGAGATGTGATAAAGAGAGATCAAACGAAGACAAGAAGATTAACATCTTACCCTTCTGGACAAGGAATCTTTAGAAGGCATCTTAGTGTAGATCATGGAACCACGCCGCTTAAACGAACTCCTTTCTTTATGTTCCTAATAGCGTTCAAATGAGAAGAAAGCTCATTACAAAAAATTCAACCTAAACAATGAAATCTACAAAACTATTCagaaatttcagatttttattaTCAATTTCTCTCACATTTACACATATCGACATTTTCCCCCAAATAAATCCGTCAAAATTACTgcaaatttctcaaaattaagaaaccaaaTCCGTCTAAAACCCCAAACATAATTTCGATGAATTTATCACCAAATCCCCTCAAACCCCAAAGCTTTTGAGCTAAAACGGCCCAAGAGagttagaaaagaaaaaaaaaaaattaccatgtAATGCTCGATAAGGGGAACCATCTCAACGAGATCTTTTAAGAGACGACGATCTAGATTCTCGTTACCGGAGTTCGTACCGGCGACAGATTGGTGAGGAGACAGTCGGAGATCGTCGTCGCCGGCAAGCCACGAGCTATCATCCCCAAATCCAGAATCGCTTTGCAAATCCACGaaatgctgctgctgctgttgctcatacatcttcttcaccttcctcCTCCGTAGTAGTATAATAGATCTGCTTCAGTGATTTATGATTAAGTCCTCAACAACCCCCAGAGGTCTGACTTTggatttttattcaaaataaattcaTTCTTCGAGTCTGAGCTTTTTTGGATCtcaatcccttttttttttttttcctttctccaaCGTTCATCTGAAACAACCaacttaagattactaatttacCCTCATCTTCTTTCACAATTCTCTGGATTTACCCCATGACTTTTTGAATTCTTTCCTTTTAAAccatcttttccttcttttaagGTTCCCTTATTTCTAACTTTCTAACATTTTTATGCTTGGTTTAAGTTTGGAAATTGACAATTAAGAATCATGTAATAgagatttcatttttattatttcaatcaccaaaaatagtaaataacaATATCATAATAATGTActtattacttatttatttctttctttttggacaAAACATACTTATTACTTATTGGATGTGGGTAATTATGATAGAAAACGAAATATAGGCACCGTAGTTGTAAATCTCAATAATACAAGGTCTTAAACGCGCTCAAGGAGGTCGTTTCAATTTAACATTTGTAAAAccgtaaaagtaaaacaaaacccaaaaaaaaaggttacttTTGCTACAAGGTCCTACATTGGCTATAtgctctttatatatatacgtatttCAACCATAActgtaaaaaccctaattcgagAGAGAGGTCATGGAAAATAACCGTCTTAGAAATTACCGGCTGCGCGGGGACGACGAGGAGGGAGATGCTCCTCACTTGCCTTCGACGATAACTCGTAATAAGGGGAAAGACAAAGTCggatcctcttcttcctccaccatGGCTCGGCCTCCTTCCAACCATGCTATCGTTACCAGCCTTGGCTTTGATACGGATGATGAGATTCGCCCTTTTCGTCCGTATCACTCTCATTCACACTTTTACAATCTCAGATCCCTTGATGAGGAGATAAGGCAGTCAGTTGCAGCAACCAGTTCCGCCCCGGCTATAGTAGAAGAAGACATAGTGGGGTCCTCTTCTTCATCCACCGTGGCTCGGCTTCCTTTCAACCATGCTCATACTATCGTTACCACTAGGCCTGGGCACTAATACCCGTTACCCGTACTCGACCCGTTACTCGGCTCGTACCCGTCCCAAAAAAAagggtacccgcagctttagggtcgagtaaagggtattatatttatattacccgtgagtaagggacgagtatagggtattaatttagttttcaatacccgTCCCGTTATTCGGCCCTTTACCCGTTTTGctacccgacccgtaaatacccgttaatattttgtattattattattattatttattattaatttatagagttagaattaaaacctaagttcaacttagcctaactgaattaatatattatttttattttcaaaattcgtaattttataattttggaactatatattgcataaatttatgaatttttcattttttggatttcaaaaaaagaaaattattattgcgattattaacatttttctaTCGGGTACTCGTTTTCCGGGTAATAATAAagggtcgggacgagtaaagggtcaactattttttaccggGTACCCGTAACCGTTagggtcgggacgagtaaagggTCGGAGAAAATTCAAGGGTACCCGTCCCGTGCCCAGCACGAGTTAGCAGCTTTGGCTTTGATGATAcggatgatgaggaggagaatCCTTCTTTTAAGCCTCCTTCCAAGCATGGTATCGTTAGCAGATTTAGCATTGATACGGATGATGAGGAGAATGGCCCTTTTAAGCCTCCTTCCAACCAGGCTGGCTTTGATACGGATGATGAAGAGAATCGCCCTTTTAAGCCTCCTTCCAACCAGGCTATCATTGCCATGGCCAGCAGCCTTGGCTTTGTTGAGGATGAGGAGAAGCTCCCTTTTAAGCCGTACCACTCTTCTCATTCATACTTTTACACGGATCCCACAGCCCTTTTTGAGGAGATAAGGCAGACTTATGGATGCTG is from Camelina sativa cultivar DH55 chromosome 20, Cs, whole genome shotgun sequence and encodes:
- the LOC104769012 gene encoding uncharacterized protein LOC104769012, with the translated sequence MASERRSSGGGTVAISVRSITGESTTVYVSSDGTIQDLKIALKSSFPPASFFPNFHLYYKQNKLSLKSRVAAVVNNDGEFVSLVPYVKKEQPQTPKPDLLKPSLSASVRIPKYSTLKDENGKAAESHCVGEKRKRDQEACPYGFFDGALESDCNDAFKGQNTEKLAGVLKSRNCLTSPSSTKCLMSWDTRTSSLCSCPDWVKLSMETFAFLNLFSSLIQSMGEKLYITRLKESLFRLAMSGVRVGIQDVKNLSVICPKVVKVITDDFEAVNHENAIVIADYPETDYKPARKKTPLAKVFSAMKKRETSFKSELWESIKSLLVKNRGECGIAISLEDMLKFASEGRASSGNKARQAGNGTSFSGSRKSQTLCHDTNSLQPSEMVEHLRNGIGSNGQVVHVEVINARRAACVEMLDELSETTKSALKRIGLNKFYSHQAEAISSALSGKNVVVATMTSSGKSLCYNVPVFEELCKDTDSCALYLFPTKALAQDQLRALSDLIKGHEASINMGVYDGDTPYKDRTWLRSNARLLITNPDMLHMSIMPLHGQFSRILSNLRYVVIDEAHTYKGPFGCHTALILRRLRRLCSHVYGANPSFIFCTATSANPRQHCMELANLSELELIENDGSPSSEKLFVLWNPSVLPTSKPEESSKFVSSSEAAAGKPYGAAADTPSSPASEVSHLFAEMVQHGLRCIAFCPSRKLCELVLCLTREILEKTAPHLVEAISSYRGGYIAEDRRKIESDLFGGKLCGIAATNALELGIDVGHIDVTLHLGFPGSIASLWQQAGRSGRRQRPSLAVYVAFAGPLDQYFMKFPNKLFRSPIECCVIDSQNEQVLVQHLACAALEHPLSLQYDEQHFGSGISDALGSLRNKGYLTFDPSRDSASRIWTYIGREKKPTKKVSIRAIETVRYRVMEKKSEDLLDEIEESKAFFQVYEGAVYMNQGRTYLVTSLDIKEKIAWCELADVDYYTRTRDYTDIHVTGGKTAYVLKALKNQLNRTTAQSNACRVTTKWFGFLRIRRKNDEVIDDVELSLPSYSYQSQAVWIQVPESVKSEVEGNKLSFRAGLHAACHALLHVVPLFVRCNYSDLAPECPNPQEQRYFPSRILLYDRHRGGTGISAKIRPMFTELLEAALDLLKSCRCSAETGCPSCVQNYGCQGYNELIHKEAAILIIQGVLKSEKSYFEDQDESS
- the LOC104769015 gene encoding kinesin-like protein KIF15 — translated: MYEQQQQQHFVDLQSDSGFGDDSSWLAGDDDLRLSPHQSVAGTNSGNENLDRRLLKDLVEMVPLIEHYMEHKERSSFKRRGSMIYTKMPSKDSLSRRGRNGSQTVPGRKKRDPEDNSDIMNNSLEDGENTKALAGAEKEELTRLREQVNDLQTKLSEKEEVFKSMEMSKNQVNDIQEKLEATKRLVAEKDMLIKSMQLQLSDTKIKLADKQAALEKTLWEANTSGTKAIKLQEQLNTLEGEISTFTRVFETLAKPDSKKPDRDYDARPYEFDHIPYLDDVDETELRKMEEARLAYVAAVTTAKEREDEESLAMAAKARAYLQSLAFTY